Proteins from one Cicer arietinum cultivar CDC Frontier isolate Library 1 chromosome 3, Cicar.CDCFrontier_v2.0, whole genome shotgun sequence genomic window:
- the LOC101505514 gene encoding ACT domain-containing protein ACR10-like, whose protein sequence is MGILHDDVVIMRQPEKEGDATIITVNCPDKTGLGSDLCRILLFFRLTILRGDVSTDGKWCYIVFWVMGKENTRWSLLKMRLIGACPSCSSASGMYYYCSDLQPPRPSDVFLLTFCCNDRTGLLHDVTTVLCELELTIKKVKVSTTPDGKVVDLFFITDTRELLHTQTRRDDTIEKLTAILGDGCTTIDIELVGSERIAFSQASLSLPNAITDVFDLESGTSTSDSVSVVIDNTLSPAHTLVQIMCQHHKGLLYDIMRTLKDFNIQISYGRFSTKDRGKCEIDLFIMQVDGKKIVDPSKQESLSSRLKTELLRPLKVAVMSRGPDTELLVANPVELSGKGRPLVFHDITLALKMLGLCIFSAEVGRYVIGNRECEVYRILLDEGEGLSFPSNKIEKGVWKMLMGWE, encoded by the exons atgggTATACTACATGATGATGTAGTGATTATGAGACAACCTGAGAAAGAAGGTGATGCTACCATCATAACTGTGAATTGTCCCGACAAAACTGGTCTTGGCAGTGATTTGTGTCGCATATTACTCTTCTTTCGTCTTACCATTCTTCGAGGAG ATGTGTCTACTGATGGTAAATGGTGCTACATAGTTTTTTGGGTGATGGGGAAGGAAAATACGAGGTGGAGTTTGTTGAAGATGAGATTAATTGGGGCTTGTCCTTCTTGTTCTTCTGCTTCTGGAATGTATTATTACTGTTCTGATTTGCAGCCTCCAAGGCCTTCTgatgtttttcttttgacattCTGTTGCAATGATCGTACAGGTCTTTTACATG ATGTCACAACGGTTCTTTGTGAGCTAGAGCTCACTATAAAGAAAGTGAAAGTCTCTACTACACCTGATGGAAAAGTGGTGGATCTGTTTTTCATCACAGATACAAG GGAACTTTTACATACACAGACGAGAAGGGATGACACAATTGAGAAATTAACAGCTATTTTGGGGGATGGCTGCACTACCATTGACATTGAATTGGTTGGCTCAGAAAGGATTGCTTTTTCTCAAGCATCTTTATCTCTTCCAAATGCAATCACAGATGTCTTTGATTTGGAAAGTGGGACTTCTACATCAGATTCTGTTTCTGTTGTGATCGATAACACATTGAGTCCTGCTCACACTCTTGTCCAAATTATGTGCCAACATCACAAAGGTCTTCTTTATGACATCATGAGAACTTTGAAGGACTTCAATATTCAG ATATCTTATGGGAGATTCTCAACAAAAGATAGAGGAAAATGTGAGATTGACTTGTTCATCATGCAAGTTGATGGAAAAAAGATTGTTGATCCGAGCAAGCAAGAGTCTTTGTCATCACGTCTCAAGACAGAACTACTTCGTCCACTCAAAGTAGCTGTTATGAGCAGGGGCCCTGATACAGAGCTGCTGGTTGCAAACCCTGTGGAATTGTCTGGCAAAGGAAGGCCCCTTGTTTTTCATGATATCACTCTTGCTCTCAAAATGCTTGGACTTTGCATTTTTTCG GCTGAAGTTGGAAGGTATGTGATTGGAAACCGTGAATGCGAAGTATATAGAATCTTGCTTGATGAAGGGGAGGGTTTATCTTTTCCAAGCAACAAGATTGAGAAAGGGGTTTGGAAAATGTTGATGGGTTGGGAGTGA
- the LOC140918593 gene encoding uncharacterized protein, translated as MEEGFNSPLDVKDELKNQETNIEYDKDTKLEQDQQIKTKRVATLDAFRGLTIVMMILVDKAGGAFPRIDHAPWNGCTLADFVMPFFLFIVGVAIALALKRIHNIKYAVKKIMLRTLKLLFWGILLQGGYSHAPDDLSYGVNMKFIRWCGILQRIALVYCIVALIETFTTKLRPTTLTPQRLAIFTAYKWQWFGGFVAFFVYMITTFTLYVPDWSFVDHINGDEPRRYTVICGMRGHLGPACNAVGHVDRQVWGVNHFYSHPVWRHLKECTFNSPGEGPFREDAPSWCRAPFEPEGLLSSISAILSGTIGIHYGHVLIHFKGHSERLKQWVSMGFVLLTIAIILHFTNAIPINKQLYSISYVCLTAGAAGIVFSSLYILIDVWGIRTPFLFLEWIGMNSMLVFVMAAEGIFAAFVNGWYYEDPNNSLVHWIKKHVFVNVWNSERVGTLLYVIFAEITFWGIVSGVLHKLGIYWKL; from the exons ATGGAAGAAGGTTTCAATTCACCATTGGATGTTAAAGATGAGTTGAAGAATCAAGAAACTAATATTGAGTATGACAAAGACACAAAGCTTGAACAGGATCAGCAGATAAAGACAAAGAGGGTTGCAACACTTGATGCATTTAGGGGCCTCACCATAGTG ATGATGATACTTGTAGACAAAGCTGGTGGAGCATTTCCACGCATTGATCATGCTCCTTGGAATGGATGTACTTTGGCTGATTTCGTTAtgcctttctttcttttcattgTTGGGGTTGCAATAGCCCTTGCACTAAAGAGAATACACAACATAAAATATGCTGTGAAGAAGATAATGCTTAGAACATTGAAGCTTCTCTTTTGGGGTATACTTTTGCAAG GTGGATATTCTCATGCTCCTGATGATCTATCTTATGGAGTCAACATGAAATTTATCAGATGGTGTGGCATTCTTCAG AGAATAGCCCTTGTATATTGTATTGTGGCTCTAATAGAGACATTTACCACCAAGCTTAGACCTACTACCTTGACTCCTCAACGCCTAGCCATCTTCACTGCCTATAAATGGCAATG GTTTGGAGGCTTCGTAGCATTTTTCGTTTACATGATTACGACTTTCACTCTCTATGTTCCTGATTGGAGTTTTGTTGATCATATTAATGGCGACGAACCAAGGAGATACACA gtGATATGTGGGATGAGAGGACACTTAGGCCCTGCATGTAACGCTGTTGGACATGTGGATAGGCAAGTTTGGGGGGTTAACCATTTTTATTCACATCCTGTTTGGAGACACTTGAAG GAATGCACATTCAACTCTCCGGGTGAAGGTCCATTTCGCGAAGATGCTCCAAGTTGGTGTCGAGCTCCCTTTGAACCTGAGGGCTTGTTGAG ttccATATCAGCAATCCTCTCTGGCACCATCGGCATCCATTATGGGCACGTCTTGATTCATTTCAAG GGTCATTCAGAGAGGCTTAAACAATGGGTCTCAATGGGGTTTGTGTTACTCACAATTGCCATTATTCTTCACTTTACAAATG CTATCCCAATCAACAAACAACTCTATAGCATCAGCTATGTTTGTTTGACAGCTGGAGCAGCTGGAATTGTCTTCTCTAGCCTCTACATATTG ATTGATGTTTGGGGGATCCGTACACCATTTTTGTTCTTGGAATGGATAGGAATGAATTCTATGTTAGTGTTTGTGATGGCAGCTGAGGGAATTTTTGCAGCATTTGTAAATGGATGGTATTATGAAGATCCAAATAACTCACTA GTACATTGGATCAAGAAGCATGTGTTTGTCAATGTTTGGAACTCAGAGAGAGTTGGAACTCTCTTATATGTTATATTTGCAGAAATCACTTTCTGGGGGATTGTTTCTGGCGTGTTGCACAAGCTAGGAATATACTGGAAACTTTAA
- the LOC101507490 gene encoding uncharacterized protein, protein MDEAKRMEEGHNLALDDDAKDDLKKQQTNIEHDRDVKLDHEQPSQVKQKTKRVATLDAFRGLTIVLMILVDDAGGVYPRIDHSPWNGCTLADFVMPFFLFIVGVAIALALKRIPKIKYAMKKIMLRTLKLLFWGILLQGGYSHAPDELIYGVNMKFIRWCGILQRIALVYCIVALIETFTTKLRPTTLSPQRLAIFTAYKWQWFGGFMAFLIYMITTFTLYVPDWSFVDQVKGHGSKRYTVICGMRGHLGPACNAVGHVDRQVWGINHLYSQPVWRRLKACTFDSPGEGKLREDAPSWCLAPFEPEGLLSSISAILSGTIGIHYGHVLIHFKGHSERLKQWVSMGFVLLIMAIILHFTDAIPINKQLYSFSYVCFTAGAAGIVFSAFYILIDVWGLRTPFLFLEWIGMNAMLVFVMAAEGIFAAFVNGWYYEDPNNSLVHWIKKHVFVNVWNSERVGTLLYVIFAEITFWGMVAGLLHKLKIYWKL, encoded by the exons ATGGATGAAGCTAAGAGAATGGAAGAAGGCCACAATTTAGCATTGGATGATGATGCTAAAGATGATTTGAAGAAGCAACAAACTAATATTGAGCATGACAGAGACGTAAAGCTTGATCATGAGCAGCCTTCACAGGTTAAGCAAAAGACAAAAAGGGTTGCAACACTTGATGCATTTAGGGGCCTCACCATAGTG TTGATGATATTAGTGGATGATGCTGGTGGAGTTTATCCACGCATTGATCACTCTCCATGGAATGGATGTACTTTGGCAGATTTTGTTAtgcctttctttcttttcattgTTGGAGTTGCAATAGCCCTTGCATTGAAG AGAATCCCTAAGATAAAGTATGCTATGAAGAAGATAATGCTTAGAACATTGAAGCTTCTCTTCTGGGGTATACTTTTGCAAG GTGGATACTCTCATGCACCTGATGAACTCATATATGGAGTCAACATGAAATTTATCAGATGGTGTGGCATTCTTCAG AGAATAGCACTTGTATATTGTATTGTAGCTCTAATAGAGACATTTACCACCAAGCTTAGGCCTACTACCTTGAGTCCTCAACGCCTAGCCATTTTCACTGCCTATAAATGGCAATG GTTTGGAGGCTTTATGGCATTTCTCATTTACATGATCACAACATTCACTTTGTATGTTCCTGATTGGAGTTTTGTAGATCAGGTTAAAGGCCACGGATCAAAGAGATATACA GTGATATGTGGAATGAGAGGACATTTAGGTCCTGCATGTAATGCAGTTGGACATGTTGATAGACAAGTTTGGGGAATTAATCATCTTTATTCTCAACCTGTTTGGAGACGCTTAAAG GCATGCACATTTGATTCTCCAGGTGAAGGTAAATTACGTGAAGATGCACCAAGTTGGTGTCTTGCTCCATTTGAACCTGAGGGGTTATTGAG TTCCATATCAGCTATCCTATCTGGCACCATTGGCATCCATTATGGgcatgtcttgattcatttcaAG GGTCATTCAGAGAGACTAAAACAATGGGTTTCAATGGGATTTGTGTTACTCATAATGGCAATTATCCTTCACTTTACAGATG CTATCCCAATTAACAAACAACTCTACAGCTTCAGCTATGTTTGTTTCACAGCTGGGGCAGCTGGAATTGTCTTCTCTGCCTTCTACATATTG ATTGATGTTTGGGGACTTCGTACTCCGTTCTTGTTCTTGGAATGGATAGGGATGAATGCTATGTTAGTGTTTGTGATGGCAGCTGAGGGCATTTTTGCAGCATTTGTAAATGGATGGTATTATGAAGATCCAAATAACTCACTA GTACATTGGATCAAGAAGCATGTGTTTGTCAATGTTTGGAACTCAGAGAGAGTTGGAACTCTCTTATATGTAATCTTTGCAGAAATTACTTTTTGGGGAATGGTAGCTGGCTTGTTGcacaagttaaaaatatattggaaACTCTAA